The Skermanella pratensis genome has a window encoding:
- the xth gene encoding exodeoxyribonuclease III — MRIATWNINSVRLRLDLLLRLIDEKNPDVICLQETKTVDETFPLAPLAERGYVHAQVHGMKGYNGVAILSRRPLAGGCVRHWCERQDCRHAISVVDGIEIHSVYIPSGGDVPDPAVNPKFEHKLRFLDEMTAWWAAERTPDRPMVVVGDFNVAPLEHDVWSHKQMLDVVSHTPAEVERLNEMQRSVGWVDAVRRFVPDDRKLYTWWSYRAKDWSAADRGRRLDHIWVTEPLAGSLRGHEVLREARGWEPKPSDHVPVLIDLDV; from the coding sequence TTGCGTATCGCCACCTGGAACATCAACTCCGTCCGGCTGCGGCTGGACCTCCTGCTGCGCCTGATCGACGAGAAGAACCCCGACGTCATCTGCCTTCAGGAAACCAAGACGGTCGACGAGACCTTTCCCCTGGCGCCCCTGGCGGAGCGCGGCTACGTCCATGCCCAGGTCCACGGCATGAAGGGCTACAACGGCGTCGCGATCCTGTCGCGCCGGCCGCTCGCCGGCGGATGCGTGCGGCACTGGTGCGAGCGCCAGGACTGCCGCCATGCCATCTCCGTGGTCGACGGGATCGAGATCCACAGCGTCTACATCCCCTCGGGCGGGGACGTTCCCGATCCGGCGGTCAACCCCAAGTTCGAGCACAAGCTGCGCTTCCTGGACGAGATGACGGCATGGTGGGCGGCCGAGCGGACGCCGGACCGGCCGATGGTCGTGGTCGGGGACTTCAACGTGGCGCCGCTGGAGCACGACGTCTGGTCGCACAAGCAGATGCTCGACGTCGTCTCCCACACTCCGGCGGAGGTCGAGCGGCTGAATGAGATGCAGCGGTCGGTCGGCTGGGTGGATGCGGTGCGCCGCTTCGTGCCGGACGACCGGAAGCTCTACACCTGGTGGAGCTATCGCGCGAAGGACTGGTCGGCCGCCGACCGCGGGCGCCGGCTGGACCATATCTGGGTTACCGAGCCGCTGGCCGGCAGCCTGCGGGGCCACGAGGTCCTGCGCGAGGCGCGCGGCTGGGAGCCGAAGCCGTCCGACCATGTCCCGGTGCTGATCGATCTGGACGTATAG